The following coding sequences are from one Bradyrhizobium septentrionale window:
- a CDS encoding IS110 family transposase: MKSRNSTRRRRFECAAMIFPVATSSAANNVVTLAILRDWKQPACLVGIEACGSAHYWAREIATLGHEVRLIPPAYVKPFVKRGKTDAADAEAISEAVTRKTMRFVPIKTAEQQAGTMVLKSRALLVKQQTQTINALRSHLAELGIIAAAGRTKVEALVAIVRDVADIRLPAAARFALTAVADQIEAQADQIDKLERAIVAAARTDKDMRRLTTIPGIGAITAATIKALVPDPGGFKSARHFAAWLGLTPRQHSSGGKERMGRISKMGNPELRSLLVLGATSVLRIARKADRAPPWLKSLLARRPYKVAAVALANKTARIAWALLNRGGIYRHPETLATTTPAA; the protein is encoded by the coding sequence ATGAAGTCGAGAAACTCGACGCGGCGTCGGCGTTTTGAATGCGCCGCGATGATCTTTCCGGTGGCGACTTCGAGCGCCGCAAACAATGTTGTGACGCTGGCAATCCTGCGTGATTGGAAGCAGCCGGCCTGCCTTGTCGGAATAGAAGCCTGTGGCAGCGCTCACTATTGGGCACGCGAGATTGCAACTCTCGGCCATGAAGTGCGGCTGATCCCACCAGCTTACGTCAAGCCGTTTGTGAAGCGTGGAAAAACGGATGCGGCGGATGCCGAGGCCATCAGCGAAGCCGTGACTCGCAAGACCATGCGCTTCGTTCCGATCAAAACGGCCGAGCAACAAGCCGGAACGATGGTCCTGAAGAGTCGCGCACTTCTGGTGAAACAGCAAACGCAGACGATCAACGCCCTGCGCTCGCATCTGGCTGAGTTGGGCATCATTGCCGCCGCCGGCCGGACAAAGGTCGAGGCGTTGGTTGCAATCGTACGGGATGTAGCAGATATCCGCTTGCCTGCGGCAGCGCGCTTCGCGCTGACGGCAGTTGCCGATCAGATCGAGGCTCAGGCGGACCAGATTGACAAGCTCGAGCGAGCCATTGTTGCTGCGGCAAGGACCGACAAGGACATGCGCCGACTGACTACCATCCCCGGCATTGGAGCCATTACAGCGGCGACCATCAAGGCGCTGGTGCCAGATCCCGGCGGCTTCAAATCCGCTCGTCACTTTGCTGCCTGGCTGGGACTGACGCCGCGACAGCATTCGAGTGGGGGCAAGGAGCGGATGGGGCGAATCTCGAAGATGGGAAACCCCGAACTTCGGAGCCTCCTCGTTCTTGGGGCGACATCCGTCCTGCGAATTGCCCGGAAGGCTGATCGGGCGCCGCCATGGTTGAAGTCGCTGCTCGCCAGACGTCCGTACAAGGTGGCAGCGGTCGCACTGGCCAACAAGACAGCGCGAATTGCCTGGGCGCTCTTGAACAGGGGTGGGATTTATCGGCATCCGGAGACGCTAGCGACGACTACGCCTGCCGCTTGA
- a CDS encoding IS110 family transposase, with product MKQYVGLDVSQRETSVCVVDEVGQVLFEGKAKSDPGALTALLRKRAPQAERIGFETGAMASWLWHELRRVDLPVVCIDARHAHAALSVRMNKSDRNDARGLAELVRVGWYREVKVKSEESQKIRAILIARSRLVAIRRDIENQVRSLIKEYGCSSHARSD from the coding sequence ATGAAGCAATATGTTGGGCTGGATGTCTCGCAAAGAGAAACGTCAGTATGTGTGGTCGACGAAGTGGGTCAGGTCTTGTTCGAGGGAAAGGCCAAGTCCGACCCGGGGGCGCTCACGGCACTACTTCGCAAGCGGGCGCCACAGGCGGAGCGCATCGGATTTGAGACCGGGGCGATGGCGAGTTGGCTATGGCATGAACTTCGTAGGGTTGATCTTCCGGTGGTCTGCATCGACGCGCGGCATGCCCACGCGGCTTTGTCCGTACGCATGAACAAGAGCGATCGGAATGATGCTCGAGGTCTGGCCGAATTGGTGCGGGTTGGCTGGTATCGAGAAGTCAAAGTCAAGAGTGAGGAAAGTCAGAAGATCCGCGCGATACTCATCGCGAGATCTCGGCTCGTGGCCATTCGTCGAGATATCGAGAACCAGGTCCGCAGTCTAATCAAAGAATACGGTTGCTCTTCCCACGCGCGATCGGACTGA
- a CDS encoding transposase, translated as MGEDHQLLGVIAPLLSIHEQICKQQSKFDDEVRQLAKSDETTRRLMTVPGVGVVTALAFRHTIDDPSRFRSASSVGAYLGLTPRRNQSGETDINGKISRWGDRLLRTYLYEAATVLLYRTKKWSSLKAWGMKLANRIGMRKAKVAIARKIAIVLHCIWVDGTSFDWGQAKEA; from the coding sequence TTGGGCGAAGATCATCAACTCCTCGGTGTGATCGCGCCGCTTCTGTCGATCCATGAGCAGATCTGCAAGCAGCAAAGCAAGTTCGACGACGAAGTCCGCCAGTTGGCGAAGTCGGATGAGACGACGCGCCGCCTGATGACGGTTCCTGGTGTCGGCGTGGTGACCGCCTTGGCCTTCCGCCATACGATCGACGACCCATCGCGCTTCCGATCGGCATCAAGCGTCGGCGCCTATCTGGGTCTTACGCCCCGACGAAACCAGTCTGGTGAAACTGACATCAACGGCAAGATATCACGATGGGGCGACCGTCTTCTCCGAACGTACCTGTACGAGGCGGCGACCGTCCTGCTTTATCGAACGAAGAAATGGTCCTCTCTCAAGGCTTGGGGCATGAAGCTCGCCAATCGGATTGGCATGCGAAAGGCAAAGGTCGCCATCGCGCGCAAAATCGCCATCGTTCTTCACTGTATCTGGGTCGACGGCACATCGTTCGACTGGGGCCAGGCGAAGGAAGCCTGA
- the ltrA gene encoding group II intron reverse transcriptase/maturase codes for MSEAKPYDISKHLVWQAWKQVKANQGAAGVDGVSVAAFEKDLKRNLYKVWNRMSSGTYFPPPVRLVEIPKSDGKSVRKLGIPAVGDRVAQTVAKMVIEKEVEPVFHPDSYGYRPGRSALDAVGKARERCWKFDWVIDLDIKSFFDTIPWDLMEKAVAHHVELGWVRLYVRRWLQATVERKDGTRDERTRGTPQGSVVSPVLSNLFMHYCFDAWMQRTFSHLRFERFADDAIVHCWSEEEAKAVLGAIRNRLAECGLELHPEKTRIVYCKDNNRSGGYEQITFDFLGYTFRPRKARDSKGEKFVSFAPAISRKAAKGIRQAIREWRVTSRSNQTLEDLAKLIDPVARGWLNYYGRFYRSECVNVLRHVNMVLTRWVMGKYKRFKRRKTAAISWLGRLAKRAPSLLYLWKVGIRPTAG; via the coding sequence ATGTCCGAGGCAAAGCCGTATGATATCTCCAAGCACCTTGTTTGGCAGGCTTGGAAACAGGTCAAAGCAAACCAAGGGGCCGCGGGCGTGGATGGCGTCTCCGTCGCGGCGTTCGAAAAGGACCTGAAGAGGAATCTCTACAAGGTCTGGAATCGCATGTCGTCGGGGACGTATTTTCCACCGCCTGTTCGTCTCGTGGAAATCCCCAAATCCGATGGCAAGAGTGTCAGGAAACTCGGCATTCCCGCCGTCGGAGACCGAGTGGCCCAGACGGTCGCAAAGATGGTCATAGAAAAGGAAGTGGAGCCAGTCTTCCACCCCGACTCTTACGGCTATCGGCCCGGACGCTCTGCGCTCGATGCGGTGGGGAAGGCGCGCGAGCGCTGCTGGAAATTCGATTGGGTCATAGACTTGGACATCAAGTCGTTCTTCGATACGATTCCATGGGACCTGATGGAAAAAGCTGTAGCCCACCATGTGGAATTGGGCTGGGTTCGTCTCTACGTCAGACGGTGGCTGCAAGCCACCGTGGAGCGGAAAGACGGGACCCGCGACGAGCGAACACGAGGAACCCCTCAGGGTTCTGTCGTCTCGCCCGTACTCTCCAATCTCTTCATGCATTATTGTTTCGATGCATGGATGCAACGGACCTTCTCACACCTGCGCTTCGAAAGATTCGCTGATGATGCGATCGTCCATTGCTGGAGTGAGGAGGAGGCCAAAGCCGTACTGGGAGCGATCCGTAATCGCCTTGCCGAGTGCGGTCTGGAACTCCACCCGGAGAAAACCCGGATCGTCTACTGCAAGGACAACAATCGGAGCGGAGGGTACGAGCAAATCACGTTCGACTTCCTCGGCTACACGTTCCGGCCGCGCAAAGCTCGGGACAGCAAGGGTGAGAAGTTTGTCAGCTTCGCACCGGCCATCAGCCGCAAGGCAGCCAAGGGAATCCGGCAGGCTATCCGCGAATGGCGGGTGACAAGCAGGAGCAACCAAACGCTGGAAGACCTAGCCAAACTGATCGACCCTGTCGCGAGAGGATGGCTGAACTACTACGGGCGGTTTTACCGCTCGGAGTGCGTCAACGTCCTTCGTCACGTCAACATGGTGCTCACCCGGTGGGTGATGGGGAAATATAAAAGGTTCAAGCGCCGGAAAACTGCGGCCATATCCTGGCTAGGACGTCTCGCAAAACGAGCGCCAAGCCTGCTGTATCTGTGGAAAGTCGGCATCAGACCAACGGCTGGATGA
- a CDS encoding IS110 family transposase, whose translation MTKPVGKPDAGKLHVRFDERGEETERATSASPRLSSTLLKRGKTDAADAEAISEAVTRKTMRFVPIKTAEQQAGTMVLKSRALLVKQQTQTINALRSHLAELGIIAAAGRTKVEALVAIVRDVADIRLPAAARFALTAVADQIEAQADQIDKLERAIVAAARTDKDMRRLTTIPGIGAITAATIKALVPDPGGFKSARHFAAWLGLTPRQHSSGGKERMGRISKMGNPELRSLLVLGATSVLRIARKADRAPPWLKSLLARRPYKVAAVALANKTARIAWALLNRGGIYRHPETLATTTPAA comes from the coding sequence GTGACAAAACCTGTCGGAAAGCCGGATGCGGGAAAACTGCACGTCCGGTTTGATGAGCGGGGAGAGGAAACGGAACGCGCAACAAGCGCATCACCGCGCCTCTCCTCGACTCTACTGAAGCGTGGAAAAACGGATGCGGCGGATGCCGAGGCCATCAGCGAAGCCGTGACTCGCAAGACCATGCGCTTCGTTCCGATCAAAACGGCCGAGCAACAAGCCGGAACGATGGTCCTGAAGAGTCGCGCACTTCTGGTGAAACAGCAAACGCAGACGATCAACGCCCTGCGCTCGCATCTGGCTGAGTTGGGCATCATTGCCGCCGCCGGCCGGACAAAGGTCGAGGCGTTGGTTGCAATCGTACGGGATGTAGCAGATATCCGCTTGCCTGCGGCAGCGCGCTTCGCGCTGACGGCAGTTGCCGATCAGATCGAGGCTCAGGCGGACCAGATTGACAAGCTCGAGCGAGCCATTGTTGCTGCGGCAAGGACCGACAAGGACATGCGCCGACTGACTACCATCCCCGGCATTGGAGCCATTACAGCGGCGACCATCAAGGCGCTGGTGCCAGATCCCGGCGGCTTCAAATCCGCTCGTCACTTTGCTGCCTGGCTGGGACTGACGCCGCGACAGCATTCGAGTGGGGGCAAGGAGCGGATGGGGCGAATCTCGAAGATGGGAAACCCCGAACTTCGGAGCCTCCTCGTTCTTGGGGCGACATCCGTCCTGCGAATTGCCCGGAAGGCTGATCGGGCGCCGCCATGGTTGAAGTCGCTGCTCGCCAGACGTCCGTACAAGGTGGCAGCGGTCGCACTGGCCAACAAGACAGCGCGAATTGCCTGGGCGCTCTTGAACAGGGGTGGGATTTATCGGCATCCGGAGACGCTAGCGACGACTACGCCTGCCGCTTGA
- the ltrA gene encoding group II intron reverse transcriptase/maturase, which yields MGRLAMSLQTPDKIRSLQRKLYCKAKAEPAFRFYVLYDKICREDILSHAYKLARANAGAPGVDGTTFEQIDASGLEAWLAGLRDELVTKTYRPDPVRRVMIPKPGGGERPLGIPTIRDRVVQAAAKIVLEPIFEADFEDGAYGYRPRRNAVDAVKEVHRLVCRGYTDVVDADLSKYFDTIPHSDLLKSVARRIVDRNVLRLIKLWLRVPVEERDSDGKRCMSGGKSNKRGTPQGGVISPLLSVIYMNRFLKHWRLSGRREAFHAQVISYADDFVILSRGHAEEALTWTKAVMTKLGLTLNETKTSVKNARLESFDFLGYTLGPRRFRNGGRWYLGAAPSKKSVLRIKRKVSVLLTPGNKGAWPEVQARLNRLLRGWSAYFSYGSLATAHQAVDRHVFDRVLAFLRRRHKTPGRGVRRFSDRIHGNPGVLVLNRVRKVSPTCAL from the coding sequence ATGGGTCGATTGGCGATGAGCCTACAAACGCCCGATAAGATCAGGAGCCTTCAGAGAAAGCTTTATTGCAAGGCGAAGGCGGAGCCTGCCTTCCGTTTCTATGTGCTGTACGACAAGATCTGCCGCGAGGACATTCTGAGCCATGCCTACAAGCTGGCCCGCGCCAACGCGGGTGCGCCAGGAGTGGACGGAACAACTTTCGAGCAAATCGACGCGTCGGGACTCGAAGCATGGTTGGCCGGCCTGCGCGATGAACTCGTCACGAAGACTTACCGGCCCGATCCGGTGCGGCGGGTGATGATCCCGAAGCCCGGCGGCGGCGAACGTCCACTCGGTATCCCAACAATCCGGGACCGGGTCGTCCAAGCTGCCGCAAAGATCGTGCTGGAACCGATCTTCGAGGCGGATTTTGAGGACGGTGCTTATGGATATCGCCCGCGTCGTAACGCGGTCGATGCAGTCAAGGAAGTGCACCGGCTTGTGTGCCGGGGCTACACGGACGTTGTTGACGCCGATCTGTCGAAATACTTCGACACGATCCCGCATTCGGACCTCCTCAAATCGGTGGCCCGACGCATCGTTGACCGGAATGTGCTGCGGCTGATTAAGTTATGGCTGCGAGTACCGGTCGAGGAGCGGGATAGCGACGGGAAACGGTGCATGAGCGGCGGTAAGAGCAACAAGCGTGGCACGCCACAGGGCGGTGTCATCAGTCCGCTGCTCTCCGTCATCTACATGAACCGGTTCCTGAAGCATTGGCGTCTCAGCGGTCGGCGTGAAGCATTCCATGCCCAGGTTATCTCCTATGCCGACGACTTCGTCATTCTCAGCCGCGGCCACGCGGAGGAAGCATTGACGTGGACGAAAGCGGTGATGACCAAGCTTGGGTTGACGCTCAACGAGACTAAAACCTCGGTGAAGAATGCCCGATTGGAAAGCTTTGACTTCCTTGGGTACACGCTCGGACCCCGCCGCTTCCGCAATGGGGGACGGTGGTATCTTGGCGCGGCTCCGTCCAAGAAAAGCGTGCTGCGGATCAAGAGGAAGGTCAGCGTACTGCTGACGCCGGGCAACAAGGGCGCTTGGCCCGAAGTACAAGCACGACTGAACCGCCTTCTGCGCGGCTGGTCCGCTTACTTCAGCTATGGCTCTCTTGCTACGGCTCATCAGGCCGTTGATCGACACGTCTTCGACCGCGTGCTCGCCTTTCTGCGCAGACGACATAAGACGCCAGGACGTGGCGTCAGACGGTTCTCTGATCGGATCCATGGGAACCCTGGCGTACTTGTGCTGAACCGCGTGCGCAAAGTGTCGCCGACGTGCGCCTTGTGA
- the istB gene encoding IS21-like element helper ATPase IstB, translating to MTGIATSVDTARVELLLNELRLPGVKAIWPKLAAQSDKEGWPAARFLAALAEHEAADRTRRRIERHMVEARLPAGKTLATFDFESVPMLSKAQAMALAAGDAWLKAGANLLLFGPPGGGKTHLGTAIGLALVENGWRVLFARTTDLVQRLQVARRELALESAIAKLDRYDLLILDDITYVSKDQAETSVLFELIAARYERRSLLITANQPFGEWGRIFPDQAMTLVAIDRLVHHATILEMNVESYRRKVALDRKRGPGRPPVHTTPNELDKATIDAGNPA from the coding sequence ATGACTGGTATCGCTACCTCCGTCGATACTGCCCGTGTCGAGCTGCTTCTCAATGAGCTCCGCCTGCCGGGCGTCAAGGCGATCTGGCCGAAGCTCGCTGCACAGTCGGACAAGGAAGGGTGGCCTGCCGCCCGCTTCCTCGCCGCCCTTGCCGAGCACGAGGCGGCCGATCGCACCCGCCGTCGGATCGAGCGACACATGGTGGAAGCGCGTTTGCCCGCCGGCAAGACGCTCGCCACCTTCGACTTCGAAAGTGTGCCGATGCTATCAAAGGCACAGGCGATGGCGCTCGCCGCTGGCGACGCCTGGTTGAAGGCCGGCGCCAATTTGCTCTTGTTCGGTCCACCGGGCGGCGGCAAGACCCATCTCGGCACGGCGATCGGCCTGGCTCTCGTCGAGAACGGTTGGCGCGTTCTCTTCGCGCGCACCACTGATCTGGTGCAACGGCTGCAGGTCGCGCGGCGCGAGCTGGCGCTGGAGTCCGCGATCGCCAAACTCGATCGCTATGACCTCCTGATCCTCGACGACATCACATATGTGAGCAAGGATCAGGCGGAAACCAGTGTGCTGTTCGAGTTGATCGCCGCCCGCTACGAACGACGCTCGCTGCTGATCACGGCCAATCAGCCATTTGGCGAATGGGGGCGTATCTTCCCGGACCAGGCAATGACGTTGGTTGCCATCGATCGTTTGGTCCACCACGCCACGATCCTCGAGATGAACGTCGAAAGTTACCGTCGAAAAGTTGCCCTCGATCGCAAGCGCGGTCCAGGCCGGCCGCCCGTTCATACGACCCCCAACGAACTCGACAAGGCAACGATTGACGCTGGCAATCCTGCGTGA
- the istA gene encoding IS21 family transposase has translation MPGLDITDRQMRLYMTYRLTLSREAAAAKAGFSKASAYRIEGDCRPPSQKKTPRGRRRADPLGPYWDAEIVPILKAAPGIRVIGVLDELRRRHHELNPNIRRTLERRINAWRALNGPEQDVIFRQQHEPGRLGLSDFTDVSALGITIAGEPLDHRLYHFRLAFSGFEHAHVVLGGESFVALAEGLQNALWALGGVPREHRSDSLSAAFRNLAADAREDLTQRYAGLMGHYGMAPTRNNAGIAHENGSIESAHGHLKRALEDALLLRGTRDFASLDAYRAFVDEIVGRRNANVAKPIALEKEALAPLPKGRTTDFEEKVIPVTSSGGFILRRVFYTVPSRLIGHRLRVRIFDDRLECFVGVTPVVTLRRGRPVSERQGGHVVDYRHVIHALRRKPMALLNLVYRDQLFPRAAYKRLFETLREHGDDRRACKVTVELLALAHERACEAELAEVIAMDLDAGQLPDLAALRDRFRPEAASIPRVAVKLAPLDVYDELACVSVMSGRSNLGEAA, from the coding sequence TTGCCTGGCCTTGACATCACCGACCGCCAGATGAGGCTGTACATGACCTACCGATTGACACTGTCCCGCGAGGCCGCCGCGGCCAAGGCGGGGTTCTCGAAGGCAAGCGCGTATCGAATCGAGGGCGATTGTCGCCCGCCCTCACAGAAGAAGACGCCGAGGGGCCGGCGCCGGGCCGATCCGCTCGGGCCCTATTGGGACGCCGAGATCGTTCCGATCCTGAAGGCTGCGCCCGGCATCCGCGTGATCGGCGTGCTGGACGAGCTGCGCCGACGGCATCACGAGTTGAACCCGAACATCCGCCGCACGCTGGAGCGGCGCATCAACGCCTGGCGGGCGCTCAACGGCCCAGAACAAGACGTGATCTTCCGCCAGCAGCACGAGCCCGGTCGCCTGGGTCTGTCCGACTTCACCGACGTGAGCGCGCTCGGTATTACCATCGCGGGTGAGCCGCTCGATCACCGGCTCTATCACTTCCGGTTGGCGTTCTCCGGCTTCGAGCATGCCCATGTCGTGCTCGGCGGCGAAAGCTTCGTCGCCCTGGCGGAGGGCTTGCAGAACGCGCTGTGGGCGCTTGGCGGCGTGCCGCGGGAGCATCGCAGCGACAGCCTGTCGGCAGCGTTCCGCAATCTGGCCGCCGACGCACGGGAGGATCTGACGCAGCGCTACGCCGGGCTGATGGGCCACTATGGCATGGCGCCAACGCGCAACAATGCGGGCATCGCACATGAGAACGGCTCGATCGAGAGCGCGCACGGCCATCTCAAGCGGGCACTGGAAGATGCGCTGTTGCTGCGAGGGACGCGCGACTTCGCCAGTCTCGATGCCTACCGTGCTTTTGTCGACGAGATTGTCGGCCGGCGCAACGCCAACGTCGCCAAACCGATCGCGCTCGAGAAGGAGGCCTTGGCGCCGCTGCCAAAAGGCCGCACGACCGACTTTGAGGAGAAAGTGATCCCGGTGACGTCGTCAGGCGGCTTCATCCTGCGGCGCGTGTTCTACACCGTGCCTTCAAGATTGATCGGCCATCGCCTGCGTGTGCGCATCTTCGACGACCGGCTCGAATGCTTCGTTGGTGTCACGCCGGTCGTGACGCTGCGGCGCGGTCGGCCTGTGTCCGAGCGCCAGGGCGGTCATGTTGTGGATTACCGGCACGTCATCCATGCCCTGCGGCGCAAGCCAATGGCGCTCCTCAATCTCGTTTATCGCGACCAACTCTTCCCGCGTGCAGCTTACAAACGTCTGTTCGAGACCTTGCGGGAGCATGGTGATGACCGGCGCGCTTGCAAGGTGACGGTCGAGCTTCTGGCGCTGGCTCACGAGCGCGCCTGCGAAGCAGAACTCGCCGAGGTGATCGCGATGGATCTGGACGCCGGACAGTTACCCGATCTTGCCGCTCTGCGCGACCGCTTCCGACCTGAGGCGGCCTCGATCCCGCGAGTCGCCGTCAAGCTGGCGCCGCTCGACGTCTACGATGAACTCGCCTGCGTCAGCGTCATGTCAGGCCGCTCGAACCTGGGAGAGGCTGCATGA